The Yamadazyma tenuis chromosome 2, complete sequence sequence TAGCACTCGACAAAAATGTCTACAATGTCGAAAGTTTTGAAGCCAAACTCGacgagttgaacaagtccaTCACCGTTAGAGTGTGGAATCAGACCAACCTAGCAGCTTCCCGAAAACAAATCGTCCCAGCCGTTAAAGATATATTAGATAAGTAAACCTACTTATATAACCCCAAATAACTAATTTTATAATTCATGACACTGCTATCCTCCTTGACCGCAAGGGTCCTGCTATCTTGTGGTACGAGTTGGTTGATGGTATCCAACTCACGTATGAAATCCTCAAATACTCCAGTCTCCGTCACCACTATCTCATCGTCAAAAATTCGGTGGTCTTGCTCAGCTTTTTTGCAATATAGTATCTTCGAGGCATTCACCAAGTGGATACCTTCGAGAGCCACGTCGATGCCGATGTTGAAGATCCACACGATGTAGTCGTGAACTAGGACCTTTCTGACTGCCTGCGAGTTGATCTTATCTAGGAGAAGATTATATATGCACAAGTACGGCGAGTAGGTCTCGACAGTATCAGCAAATGCTAATTGAAGATTccacttgaacaacttgaggCTCTTGTTTTCATCCACTTCGCCCAATCTACCTCCACAGACACACCTCACCGTGTTCTGGTGTACTACAACCTCTATCTCGTTATTCACCAATATGTAGTTATTTCCAATGAGGATGGAGGTAGGCAGAGGTTTCAAGTTCCCGTTGtagttcttggtggtggtgaaatcCTTGCCAGAAACCGGCTTGTGGCAGTGCCAGAAGTCCATCATTTCAGCCCACAAGTCCGACGGCATGTCACTGAACTTATTAAACTGGTGGGAGTTTATCACGTCTCTGGCACAGTGAGCACACCGAAACCTGAACATATTCTGGTTGAGGTTATTTTTGGGAGTACGAAGAAGGTCTTTGCACGACCACGGTTGCACTTCCAAGAGGctcatgaagttgttgtGCAGGTGGTAGGACTTGAGTTTGAACGATAGCACTAACGAATGTCCTGATTTCTTGCAGCTTGTGAGCGTAAGCTCATCGGACTCCACCGGCAATTTGAGCAGAGATTTGACCAACAAAGAC is a genomic window containing:
- a CDS encoding HECT-type E3 ubiquitin transferase (EggNog:ENOG503P2ZZ; COG:S); translation: MYVCEYLPRLNCVSTVLDFDEDVKSITRIAINNNNLQVESLLVKSSLKLPVESDELTLTSCKKSGHSLVLSFKLKSYHSHNNFMSLLEVQPWSCKDLLRTPKNNLNQNMFRFRCAHCARDVINSHQFNKFSDMPSDLWAEMMDFWHCHKPVSGKDFTTTKNYNGNLKPSPTSILIGNNYILVNNEIEVVVHQNTVRCVCGGRLGEVDENKSLKLFKWNLQLAFADTVETYSPYLCIYNLLLDKINSQAVRKVLVHDYIVWIFNIGIDVALEGIHLVNASKILYCKKAEQDHRIFDDEIVVTETGVFEDFIRELDTINQLVPQDSRTLAVKEDSSVMNYKISYLGLYK